The following are from one region of the Capsicum annuum cultivar UCD-10X-F1 chromosome 1, UCD10Xv1.1, whole genome shotgun sequence genome:
- the LOC107857239 gene encoding uncharacterized protein LOC107857239, protein MNGEVKAANKNIKRILRKIVDGNREWHENLPYALLEYRTIIRTSTGETPYILVYGLEEVIPAEVEIPLLRVIQKVGLDDAQWICRRIEQLMLIYEKRLDAVYHGQLYQNRMIKAFNKKVKPRRFTPGQLVLKKIFLHQDEAKREQRREISKKVEILRSFNLFTNSGKGFNKLLLAEVF, encoded by the exons ATGAATGGAGAAGTTAAAGCTgcaaataagaatatcaagaggATTTTGAGGAAGATAGTGGACGGTAATAGAGAATGGCATGAGAATTTGCCATATGCTTTACTCGAATATCGCACCATAATTAGAACTTCTACTGGGGAAACTCCCTACATATTGGTTTACGGGTTAGAAGAAGTGATACCGGCAGAGGTGGAAATACCTTTATTAAGAGTCATTCAAAAGGTTGGTCTAGACGACGCTCAATGGATTTGTAGAAGGATTGAGCAATTGATGCTCATTTATGAGAAGAGATTGGATGCAGTCTATCATGGTCAACTCTATCAAAATAGAATGATCAAGGCATTCAACAAGAAAGTTAAGCCTCGACGATTCACACCAGGACAGTTGGTATTGAAGAAGATATTCCTTCACCAAGATGAAGCCAAACGTGAACA GAGAAGAGAGATCAGCAAAAAGGTTGAGATATTAAGATCGTTTAATCTGTTCACTAACTCAGGCAAAGGTTTTAATAAG TTGCTATTGGcggaagttttctag